In Rickettsia endosymbiont of Gonocerus acuteangulatus, the following are encoded in one genomic region:
- a CDS encoding transposase: MQHVDSLGKYYYAPIKANRNVSKTHDSKPYKAVKELTFSDEEIRHGVEIHIKGFAKNKHVNLFKFTVSTNRVEYVVTNNKTQKSSKAAQDECGFRWVIESMHREIKQLTGIERCQCRKQRIQRNHISWAFLVWAFLKRTANTIGKTVYQIKLGLLDDYMQQQLCSPSLRYLEPNIA; the protein is encoded by the coding sequence ATGCAACATGTTGACTCTCTGGGAAAATATTATTATGCCCCTATTAAAGCCAATAGAAACGTTAGTAAAACACACGATTCTAAACCTTATAAAGCTGTAAAAGAGTTGACATTTTCAGATGAAGAGATCAGGCATGGAGTAGAGATTCATATAAAAGGCTTTGCTAAAAATAAGCATGTTAATTTGTTTAAATTTACTGTTTCTACCAACAGAGTTGAGTATGTTGTTACCAATAACAAAACTCAAAAATCTTCTAAAGCTGCACAAGATGAGTGTGGCTTTCGATGGGTAATTGAGAGCATGCACAGAGAAATTAAGCAACTTACTGGGATAGAACGTTGTCAATGCAGGAAACAGCGTATTCAACGTAATCATATTAGTTGGGCATTTTTAGTTTGGGCATTTCTCAAAAGGACTGCAAATACAATCGGTAAAACGGTTTACCAAATAAAGTTAGGGCTTTTAGATGACTATATGCAACAACAGCTGTGTTCTCCATCTTTACGATATTTAGAACCAAACATAGCGTAA
- a CDS encoding IS30 family transposase encodes MMNRKYRHLSREERYEIKRMYDLGVSINKIAQHLTRSKSAISMELKRNKVKDKYMPCVAQEKYENRMYQQELLKIEKNPMLLDYIKNAMIRKKWSPDAIAGKLKLDKNTALCISTESIYRFVYTSAVAAKLKLYSYLPSKRYKRQERGKRRQRIIIPQRISIHQHDAIATKKVEVGNFEADLTFHKGNQSMNIGALVDKKSQKIILVLNNSKRATTVTNGFLRKIKTLPNSVRKTITMDNGKEFVGHVAYRLSGFQTFFCDPYHPRQKALVEKMNSMIHRILPKNTDITTVTQRGLDNVAEILNNMPRKIFGYKTPNEIWAENL; translated from the coding sequence ATGATGAACAGAAAATATAGACACTTATCTCGAGAAGAGAGATATGAGATAAAAAGAATGTATGACCTAGGAGTCAGTATTAATAAGATAGCACAACATCTTACGAGGTCTAAAAGCGCTATTAGTATGGAGCTAAAAAGAAATAAGGTAAAAGATAAGTATATGCCTTGTGTTGCTCAGGAAAAATATGAAAACAGGATGTATCAGCAAGAGTTATTAAAAATAGAAAAGAACCCTATGTTGTTAGATTATATTAAAAATGCTATGATTCGCAAGAAATGGTCGCCGGATGCTATAGCCGGAAAGTTAAAACTAGACAAAAATACAGCTTTGTGTATCAGTACAGAAAGTATATATAGATTTGTTTACACTTCTGCAGTAGCAGCTAAATTAAAGTTATATAGCTATTTACCTTCTAAAAGATATAAAAGGCAAGAAAGAGGGAAGAGGCGTCAAAGGATCATTATACCACAAAGGATCTCAATACATCAGCATGATGCAATAGCTACGAAAAAGGTAGAAGTAGGGAATTTTGAGGCAGATCTTACATTTCATAAAGGTAATCAAAGTATGAATATTGGTGCACTGGTGGATAAAAAGAGTCAAAAGATTATTTTAGTGCTGAATAACTCCAAGAGAGCTACAACAGTTACCAATGGTTTTTTAAGAAAGATAAAAACTCTTCCAAATAGTGTGAGAAAGACTATTACTATGGATAATGGCAAAGAGTTTGTGGGGCATGTTGCCTATAGACTATCTGGGTTTCAAACTTTCTTTTGTGATCCATACCACCCTAGACAAAAAGCATTAGTAGAAAAAATGAATTCTATGATTCATAGAATTTTACCTAAAAATACAGATATTACTACCGTTACACAAAGAGGTCTTGACAATGTTGCTGAGATTTTAAATAACATGCCAAGAAAGATTTTTGGTTATAAAACCCCCAATGAAATTTGGGCAGAAAATTTATAG
- a CDS encoding inositol monophosphatase, with amino-acid sequence MQPITNLLINSLRKAVKFVHRDFLELEMLQKNPIRNEEFCKRSYLRLKTLLCEELQKHTKYLFFPEDQFDPNNNYETVFLVNPIDSPNNFARSLPFFAVSITCLKQNQDGLTPVSTIIYFPVLNEIYYAEKGRGAWVEKNDLGSNHKGLRLRVSDNASRENCLTIIEDLKNNNSQVFNNTRTFGSSCYAAMLLASGKADLIYLPLLNFTLYYSFDLFIKEAGGVVVDSSDKFIYSNRYITRELKKS; translated from the coding sequence ATGCAACCTATAACTAATTTGTTAATTAATTCACTGCGTAAAGCAGTTAAGTTTGTACATAGAGATTTTTTAGAGCTTGAAATGCTTCAAAAAAATCCTATTAGAAATGAAGAGTTTTGTAAGCGATCTTATTTAAGATTAAAAACTTTATTATGTGAAGAATTACAAAAACATACGAAATATTTATTTTTTCCTGAAGATCAGTTTGATCCGAATAATAATTATGAAACTGTTTTTTTAGTGAATCCTATAGATAGTCCAAATAATTTTGCTAGAAGTCTTCCTTTTTTTGCTGTATCAATAACTTGTCTGAAGCAAAATCAAGATGGTCTAACACCTGTTTCTACTATTATATATTTTCCAGTTCTTAATGAGATTTATTATGCTGAAAAGGGTAGAGGGGCTTGGGTAGAAAAAAATGATTTAGGATCTAATCATAAAGGTTTAAGATTAAGAGTTTCTGATAATGCTAGTCGAGAAAACTGTTTAACAATTATTGAAGATTTAAAAAACAATAATTCTCAAGTGTTTAATAACACTAGAACTTTTGGTTCTTCTTGTTATGCAGCAATGCTTTTGGCATCAGGCAAGGCGGATTTAATATATTTACCATTATTAAATTTTACATTATATTATTCTTTTGATCTTTTTATTAAAGAAGCAGGTGGTGTAGTTGTAGATTCTAGTGATAAATTTATATACTCGAATCGTTACATTACTAGAGAATTAAAAAAATCTTAA
- a CDS encoding DUF2610 domain-containing protein: MKKFNIKANFGGQEADFVIYVGTPQDGHHPLQFQAKWLSDERGGTIPDAVMDAVKQLYDLSKKNNVSFEDLCVYALGTAQEAQTTNNDEDNKAEQA, from the coding sequence ATGAAAAAATTCAATATTAAAGCTAATTTTGGAGGACAAGAGGCTGATTTTGTTATCTATGTAGGTACACCACAAGATGGACATCATCCATTGCAGTTCCAAGCAAAATGGTTGTCAGACGAGAGAGGGGGTACTATTCCTGATGCTGTTATGGATGCAGTAAAACAGCTATATGATCTTTCGAAAAAAAATAATGTATCGTTTGAAGATTTGTGTGTTTATGCTCTTGGTACTGCTCAAGAAGCTCAAACTACAAATAATGATGAAGATAATAAAGCAGAACAAGCATAA
- the folD gene encoding bifunctional methylenetetrahydrofolate dehydrogenase/methenyltetrahydrofolate cyclohydrolase FolD produces the protein MNNVIDGKALANEILSELKHEIQKLKDKTGESPKLAIVLVGDNPASIIYVKNKIKHANKIGIDTLLLNLPNTIKTEDLIAKISELNLDQNVSGIIVQLPLPESIDKNKILSAISHSKDVDGFHPLNIGYLHSGIDNGFVPCTALGCLEVIKKHEPNLSGKNAVIVGRSNIVGKPLSALLLKEDCSVTICHSKSQNLSSITSKADIVVAAIGSPLKLTSEYFKPDALVIDVGINRIGGNKIIGDVDFENVKSKVKYITPVPGGIGPMTIAFLLKNTVQAFKICN, from the coding sequence GTGAATAACGTAATTGACGGCAAAGCTTTAGCAAATGAAATATTGAGTGAATTAAAGCATGAAATTCAAAAGCTTAAGGATAAAACAGGAGAATCACCAAAACTGGCAATAGTCTTAGTTGGTGACAATCCTGCAAGTATTATTTATGTCAAAAATAAAATAAAACATGCTAATAAAATAGGTATTGATACGCTGTTATTAAATCTTCCTAATACTATAAAAACAGAAGATTTAATAGCAAAAATCAGTGAATTAAATCTTGATCAAAATGTTTCAGGAATTATAGTTCAGCTTCCTTTACCGGAATCTATAGACAAAAATAAAATTTTATCCGCTATCTCGCATTCTAAAGATGTTGATGGTTTTCATCCTTTGAATATTGGTTATTTACATAGCGGAATTGATAACGGTTTTGTACCCTGTACTGCTCTTGGCTGCCTTGAAGTAATTAAAAAACATGAACCGAATTTAAGCGGTAAAAATGCCGTAATTGTTGGACGCTCAAATATCGTCGGCAAACCTTTGAGTGCATTACTCTTAAAAGAGGATTGTAGTGTAACTATTTGTCACTCTAAATCACAGAATTTAAGTTCTATTACCTCTAAAGCTGATATTGTTGTTGCGGCTATCGGCTCACCTCTAAAATTAACTTCTGAATACTTTAAGCCAGATGCATTAGTAATTGATGTAGGAATTAATAGAATCGGCGGTAATAAAATTATTGGCGACGTCGATTTTGAAAATGTTAAATCTAAAGTCAAATATATTACCCCTGTTCCGGGCGGCATCGGTCCCATGACTATTGCTTTTTTGCTCAAAAACACAGTACAGGCATTTAAGATATGTAACTAA
- the efp gene encoding elongation factor P encodes MKISANSIRTGNILVYNNDLWVVSKQPEHTQPGKGGAYVQVEMKNLKTGTKRNERFSSSDHLEKAELEQKDYQFLYFEDNNIVLMDNQTFEQISVSKEILDEKLPFLTENMIVKVESYNEKPLSIELPATVILEIIETNPVIKGATATASYKPATLANGVKVKVPQYLEIGEKIVVKTEDLTYVERSK; translated from the coding sequence ATGAAAATTTCAGCAAATTCAATTAGAACAGGTAATATATTAGTTTATAATAACGATTTATGGGTGGTAAGCAAACAACCTGAGCATACTCAGCCTGGAAAGGGCGGTGCTTATGTACAAGTTGAGATGAAAAATCTAAAAACTGGTACAAAGCGTAACGAAAGATTTAGTTCTTCAGATCACTTAGAAAAAGCTGAACTTGAACAAAAAGACTATCAATTTTTATATTTTGAAGATAATAATATAGTATTGATGGATAATCAGACTTTTGAACAGATAAGTGTAAGCAAAGAAATTTTAGATGAAAAGTTGCCTTTTTTAACTGAAAATATGATTGTTAAAGTTGAGTCTTATAATGAAAAACCTTTAAGTATTGAACTCCCTGCAACAGTTATACTAGAAATTATTGAAACTAATCCGGTAATAAAAGGAGCAACCGCTACCGCTTCATACAAACCAGCAACCCTTGCAAATGGTGTTAAGGTAAAAGTACCTCAATATTTGGAAATAGGCGAAAAAATTGTTGTTAAGACTGAGGATTTAACCTATGTTGAAAGATCAAAGTAA
- a CDS encoding PleD family two-component system response regulator translates to MSANILIVDDIETNIKLLEAKLLNEYYTVFKANSSKKALNILKKEKVDIVLLDVMMPEMDGFEVCKKIKSDPETTHIPVVMVTALSDVDDRVKGLEAGADEFLTKPINDNALFIRIKSLSRMKSLIDELKVRNSTNALLGGVNIEIHDNFADKKILLINDDVVQAKNIKQMLLKITSNVKVISNSEETDTINEYKPDLIVISSTLENEDPLRVGAILRGKPEISGVILILQIYEDEDGNENQMQLVMKGFELGINDYFVYPIDESELAARIKTQLRRKQYQDNLRNDLEQSVNLAAKDGLTGLFNRRYFDVHIKQMVEKANKEDMKLYLLMCDIDNFKHVNDTYGHQAGDKVLITTSRILKNTFRVTDLIARFGGEEFTILLNDINIDQALYTAERVRVKIESMNFQIDKQEEPLKKTVSIGVTEYKKGESIEDFIERSDKAMYEAKTTGKNKVVKL, encoded by the coding sequence ATGAGTGCAAACATATTAATAGTAGACGATATAGAAACGAATATTAAATTACTAGAAGCAAAGCTTTTAAATGAGTATTATACTGTTTTTAAAGCAAATAGCAGCAAAAAGGCATTAAATATTTTAAAAAAAGAAAAAGTAGATATAGTACTACTTGATGTTATGATGCCTGAGATGGATGGATTTGAAGTATGCAAAAAAATTAAATCTGATCCTGAAACTACCCATATTCCGGTAGTAATGGTAACTGCTCTTTCTGATGTTGATGATCGTGTTAAAGGGTTAGAGGCTGGTGCAGATGAGTTTTTGACAAAGCCAATTAATGATAATGCTCTTTTTATAAGAATTAAATCATTATCAAGAATGAAGAGCTTAATTGATGAGTTAAAAGTTCGTAATAGTACTAATGCATTACTTGGTGGTGTTAATATTGAAATACATGATAATTTTGCAGATAAAAAAATATTGCTAATTAACGATGATGTAGTACAAGCTAAAAACATAAAACAAATGTTGCTTAAAATTACCTCAAACGTAAAAGTAATAAGTAATTCTGAGGAGACAGATACTATAAATGAATATAAACCTGATCTCATAGTAATTAGTAGTACCCTTGAAAATGAAGATCCTTTAAGAGTAGGAGCTATTTTAAGAGGCAAACCGGAAATAAGCGGAGTGATATTAATTTTGCAAATTTATGAAGATGAAGATGGAAATGAAAATCAAATGCAATTAGTTATGAAAGGATTTGAACTTGGCATTAATGATTATTTTGTTTATCCTATTGATGAAAGTGAGCTAGCTGCAAGAATTAAAACACAATTAAGACGTAAGCAATACCAAGATAATTTACGTAACGATTTAGAACAAAGCGTAAATTTAGCAGCTAAAGACGGATTAACAGGTTTATTTAATCGCCGCTATTTCGATGTACACATTAAGCAAATGGTTGAAAAGGCTAATAAAGAGGATATGAAATTATATTTGCTTATGTGTGATATTGATAATTTTAAGCATGTAAATGATACTTATGGACATCAAGCAGGAGATAAAGTTTTAATAACCACTTCTCGTATTTTAAAAAATACCTTTAGAGTAACTGATTTAATAGCAAGATTTGGTGGCGAAGAATTTACTATACTTTTAAATGATATAAATATTGACCAGGCACTATATACAGCAGAGCGAGTTAGAGTTAAAATAGAAAGTATGAACTTCCAAATAGACAAGCAAGAAGAACCTTTAAAAAAAACTGTGTCTATAGGAGTTACAGAGTATAAAAAAGGTGAGTCAATAGAAGATTTTATTGAACGCTCGGATAAAGCTATGTATGAAGCTAAAACAACTGGTAAAAATAAAGTTGTAAAACTATAA
- a CDS encoding NAD(P)/FAD-dependent oxidoreductase produces MHNTDVLIIGAGPSGLFAIFQAGMLGMKCHVIDAQEVIGGQCITLYPEKPIYDIPAYPKIAAAELIKQLELQAAPFNPVYHLNQQAVELKKENDFFEVKTSKDIIIKSKIIIIAAGAGSFGPNKPPLANIEKFENESVFYFINNRSKFTGKNIVIAGGGDSAVDWAISLSEIANKIYLVHRRDKFRAANDSLRQLKDIVESGKIELVTGYQLDSLEGNNSELQAVIVRDLQNNTRKLDANILLPFFGLKQELGNLVNWGFDIKLHHIEVDPVHYQTNIPGIYAIGDVAHYDDKLKLILTGFAEAASSLHHAYGKVFDGKALHFEYSTTKFGEANKSE; encoded by the coding sequence ATGCACAATACTGATGTTTTAATAATAGGAGCAGGACCTAGTGGGTTATTTGCCATTTTTCAAGCAGGAATGTTAGGAATGAAGTGCCATGTAATCGATGCACAAGAGGTTATAGGTGGTCAGTGTATTACACTTTATCCTGAAAAGCCTATTTACGATATACCAGCCTACCCTAAAATTGCCGCAGCAGAGCTAATAAAACAGCTAGAATTACAAGCAGCTCCGTTTAATCCGGTTTATCATTTAAACCAACAAGCAGTAGAGTTAAAGAAAGAAAATGATTTTTTTGAAGTAAAAACCTCAAAAGATATTATTATTAAAAGTAAAATAATCATTATTGCAGCTGGAGCTGGCTCATTTGGTCCTAATAAGCCTCCTCTTGCAAATATTGAAAAATTTGAGAATGAATCAGTTTTTTACTTTATTAATAACCGCAGTAAATTTACAGGTAAAAATATAGTTATAGCAGGTGGCGGTGATTCTGCTGTTGATTGGGCTATTTCTCTTTCTGAAATTGCTAATAAAATATATCTAGTCCATAGGCGGGATAAATTTAGAGCAGCAAATGATAGTTTAAGACAATTAAAAGATATAGTAGAAAGTGGAAAAATTGAGTTAGTCACCGGCTATCAACTAGATTCATTAGAGGGAAATAATAGCGAACTTCAAGCTGTTATAGTTAGAGACTTACAAAATAATACACGGAAGCTAGATGCTAATATATTATTGCCGTTTTTTGGTTTAAAGCAGGAATTAGGTAACTTAGTAAATTGGGGATTTGATATAAAGCTTCACCATATCGAAGTTGATCCTGTGCATTACCAAACTAATATTCCAGGTATTTATGCTATTGGTGATGTCGCTCATTATGATGATAAGCTTAAACTAATTCTTACTGGTTTTGCCGAAGCAGCAAGCAGTCTTCACCATGCTTATGGTAAAGTATTTGATGGCAAGGCTCTACATTTTGAGTACTCAACTACTAAATTTGGAGAAGCAAATAAGAGTGAATAA
- the pssA gene encoding CDP-diacylglycerol--serine O-phosphatidyltransferase — translation MLKIRKTIISKPVPIIKLIPNFVTLLGLVTGMSSVKFALDSKWEIAVYCIIVAAIIDGIDGRIARMLNATSPFGAELDSLCDFANFGIAPAYLIYLWSFQQYEYKVFSSAVMLLFIVCMALRLARFNVGIYQPKQDKKPEHFFTGVPAPCGALLALVPVMIDFEIGTLLNINVRIHTITINIYLAIIAFLLASRLPTISTKNLSIKPEYLSLAMILFAVVIINLIIYPWYALPFIAVIYILSIPFCYFLKHKFNNN, via the coding sequence TTGTTAAAAATTCGTAAAACTATAATATCTAAACCTGTACCTATAATAAAATTAATACCAAACTTTGTGACTCTGCTTGGCTTAGTAACTGGTATGAGTTCAGTAAAATTTGCATTAGATAGTAAATGGGAAATTGCAGTATATTGCATTATAGTAGCAGCAATTATTGATGGCATTGATGGAAGAATTGCAAGGATGCTAAATGCTACTAGCCCATTTGGTGCGGAGCTTGATTCGTTATGTGATTTTGCTAATTTTGGTATAGCACCTGCTTATTTAATATATTTATGGTCTTTCCAGCAATATGAGTATAAAGTATTTTCTTCAGCAGTAATGTTACTATTCATAGTATGTATGGCTCTACGTCTTGCTAGGTTTAATGTTGGTATTTATCAGCCAAAACAAGATAAAAAACCTGAGCATTTCTTTACAGGTGTACCTGCCCCTTGCGGTGCTTTACTTGCCTTAGTTCCTGTAATGATAGATTTTGAAATCGGTACATTATTAAATATAAATGTTCGTATTCATACTATAACAATTAACATCTATTTAGCTATTATAGCTTTTCTGCTTGCTAGCAGACTTCCTACAATTTCAACAAAAAATTTAAGTATCAAGCCTGAATATTTATCGCTTGCGATGATTTTATTTGCTGTTGTTATTATAAATCTTATAATATATCCATGGTATGCACTGCCATTTATTGCAGTTATATATATTCTTTCTATCCCGTTTTGTTATTTCTTAAAACATAAATTTAATAACAATTAA
- the tnpA gene encoding IS200/IS605 family transposase, giving the protein MSKYIHKSHNVTVLLYHMVFPAKYRRAVFDVSVDQVLREICLEIEKRYQIKFLEIGVDEDHVHFLVQSVPTYSVTKIVTTIKSVTARQIFRQCPQVKKQLWGGEFWTDGYFTSTVGKHGNENMIGKYVKNQGKEYQKLHEDHQLAFF; this is encoded by the coding sequence ATGAGCAAATATATACATAAAAGTCATAATGTTACGGTACTGCTGTATCACATGGTATTTCCAGCAAAATATCGCCGAGCAGTGTTTGACGTATCAGTTGATCAAGTATTACGAGAAATATGTTTAGAGATAGAAAAGAGATATCAAATAAAATTTTTAGAAATAGGGGTTGATGAAGATCATGTCCATTTTTTGGTACAATCTGTACCAACCTATAGCGTAACAAAAATAGTAACAACAATTAAAAGTGTTACAGCTCGTCAAATATTTAGACAGTGTCCACAGGTAAAGAAACAATTATGGGGTGGAGAATTTTGGACTGATGGATATTTTACGAGTACGGTAGGTAAGCATGGAAATGAGAATATGATAGGAAAATACGTAAAAAACCAAGGCAAGGAATATCAGAAACTGCATGAGGATCATCAGCTAGCTTTCTTCTAA
- a CDS encoding HlyD family secretion protein produces MLDVLQQNIQKYKNHPFAKYILIIALIVITYLGYKIYVWVNTESTDNAYIDADISDVSAEISGVLTSLLVTNNTKVSKGDLIGEIDDRDYKAKLAALEAFIRASEKNIEIIDQKISIGQNQLEQAGEKLKLAATNFNIVSTDFTRVQELNKAKFASIKALDDSKNAYQKAKTDYKQAQLDIDISRQNLQLLGLEKAAEQEKLKELEANKKIILRSLENTKLIAAVSGVFGNSSLEVGNYITPGRALFSIVQDNSMYIQANFKETQIEKFQPGMKVKIQFDAIPKKTFYGKIRNISPATGSKFTLIPPDNATGNFTKIVQRVPVLIDFDAPVANLIPGMSVVVYIRTD; encoded by the coding sequence ATGCTTGATGTATTACAACAAAATATTCAAAAATATAAAAATCACCCATTTGCTAAATATATCCTCATTATAGCCCTTATAGTAATAACTTATTTAGGTTATAAAATTTATGTTTGGGTAAATACAGAATCAACAGATAATGCTTATATTGATGCTGATATTTCAGATGTTAGTGCTGAAATTAGTGGAGTTTTAACTAGTTTATTAGTGACTAATAACACAAAAGTTAGTAAAGGCGATTTAATCGGCGAAATCGATGATAGAGACTATAAAGCCAAGCTTGCAGCCCTTGAGGCATTTATTAGAGCTTCAGAAAAAAATATAGAGATTATTGATCAAAAAATATCTATAGGGCAGAATCAATTAGAACAGGCAGGCGAAAAACTAAAACTTGCCGCCACAAATTTTAATATTGTTTCAACTGATTTTACTAGAGTACAAGAGTTAAATAAGGCAAAATTTGCCAGTATTAAAGCATTAGATGATTCTAAAAATGCTTATCAAAAAGCAAAAACCGATTACAAACAAGCTCAGCTAGATATAGATATCTCTAGGCAAAACTTACAGCTCCTTGGGCTTGAAAAAGCTGCAGAACAAGAAAAGCTAAAAGAATTAGAAGCAAATAAAAAAATTATCTTACGGAGCTTGGAGAACACTAAGCTTATTGCTGCGGTATCTGGTGTATTTGGTAATAGTAGTTTAGAAGTGGGAAATTATATAACACCTGGTAGAGCCTTGTTTTCCATAGTACAAGATAATTCAATGTATATTCAGGCTAATTTTAAGGAAACACAAATTGAGAAATTTCAGCCAGGCATGAAAGTAAAAATACAATTTGATGCTATTCCTAAGAAAACATTTTATGGAAAAATCCGTAATATTTCCCCTGCTACCGGTTCTAAATTTACCTTAATCCCACCCGATAATGCCACCGGTAATTTTACTAAGATAGTGCAGCGTGTACCTGTTTTAATAGATTTTGATGCCCCTGTTGCTAATTTAATCCCAGGTATGTCAGTAGTTGTATATATTAGAACTGATTAG
- a CDS encoding phosphatidylserine decarboxylase, translating into MKQYNDLFKIIHREGYIFIASFALVSFLLASFNEKLGCMGFIATAWCIYFFRNPDRFVPIGNDLVISPADGVIQEIKEALPPAELGLGDVEMIRVSIFLNIFNVHVNRIPANGKILALHYNPGKFFNASLDKASVYNERQSVLMETEQGQKIVFVQIAGLIARRIVCDLEESNEVKAGERYGIIRFGSRVDVYLPLKTALLVSKGQTAIGGETIIADFGRKKTSELQFERK; encoded by the coding sequence ATGAAACAATATAACGACTTATTTAAAATTATTCATCGTGAAGGTTACATATTTATTGCTAGTTTTGCATTAGTCAGCTTCTTACTTGCTTCTTTTAACGAGAAGCTTGGTTGTATGGGATTTATTGCTACTGCTTGGTGTATTTATTTTTTCCGTAACCCTGATCGTTTCGTACCGATAGGTAATGATTTGGTAATAAGCCCTGCAGATGGGGTAATTCAAGAAATTAAAGAAGCTTTACCGCCAGCAGAGTTAGGGCTTGGTGATGTCGAAATGATTAGAGTTAGTATTTTCCTAAATATCTTTAATGTGCATGTGAATAGAATTCCGGCAAATGGTAAAATTTTAGCATTACATTATAATCCTGGAAAGTTTTTTAATGCTTCTCTTGATAAAGCAAGTGTTTATAATGAACGTCAATCTGTATTAATGGAAACAGAGCAGGGACAGAAAATTGTTTTTGTTCAAATTGCAGGGTTAATAGCAAGACGTATAGTTTGTGATCTAGAAGAAAGTAACGAAGTTAAAGCAGGCGAACGATATGGTATAATTCGTTTCGGTAGTAGAGTTGATGTGTATCTACCTTTAAAAACAGCTTTATTAGTAAGTAAAGGACAAACTGCTATTGGTGGTGAAACTATTATTGCTGATTTCGGACGCAAAAAGACATCTGAATTACAATTTGAAAGAAAGTAG
- a CDS encoding RNA pyrophosphohydrolase, whose amino-acid sequence MNKTSKKHLALPYRPGVGMMILNADNKIFVGKRIDTKISAWQMPQGGIVPGETPSIAAMREMLEEIGSSKGYIIAESKCWYSYDVPSFLIPKLWNGNFRGQKQRWFLIRFTGTNEDININTLNPEFDAWRWASLDELLSIIIPFKRKLYQAVVKEFESLIQ is encoded by the coding sequence ATGAATAAAACTTCTAAAAAACATCTAGCATTACCTTACAGACCAGGCGTTGGTATGATGATATTAAACGCTGATAATAAAATATTTGTTGGTAAGCGAATAGATACTAAAATCTCTGCATGGCAAATGCCACAAGGTGGAATAGTACCTGGCGAAACCCCAAGTATTGCAGCTATGCGTGAAATGTTAGAAGAAATAGGAAGTAGCAAAGGATATATAATTGCCGAAAGTAAATGCTGGTATAGTTACGACGTACCAAGTTTTTTAATTCCTAAATTATGGAATGGTAATTTTCGTGGGCAGAAACAACGCTGGTTTTTAATTAGATTCACTGGCACTAATGAAGATATTAATATAAACACTCTTAATCCAGAATTTGACGCGTGGCGTTGGGCATCACTTGACGAATTATTATCAATCATTATTCCATTCAAACGTAAGCTCTACCAAGCAGTAGTTAAAGAGTTCGAGTCATTAATACAATAA